In a single window of the Bradyrhizobium erythrophlei genome:
- the lpdA gene encoding dihydrolipoyl dehydrogenase — protein MADTSFDIVIIGSGPGGYVAAIRAAQLGFKTAIIEKSYLGGICLNWGCIPTKALLRSAEIYHYMQHAKDYGLSAENVSYDPKAVVQRSRGVSKRLNDGVGFLMKKNKVTVIWGEATIDAPGKITVKKSAVEAPKGTVGEGTYQAKHIILATGARPRVLPGLEPDKKLIWTYFEAMVPDKMPKSLLVVGSGAIGIEFASFFHTMGADVTVVEVLPQILPVEDAEIAGLARKRFEKQGIKILTNTKVTKLEKKSDSVVATIEDGKKPQAVEFDRVISAVGVVGNIENLGLEKLGVKTERGCVVIDGYGKTNVPGIYAIGDVAGPPMLAHKAEHEGVVCVEAIKGLHPHATDKDLIPGCTYCNPQVASVGLTEARAKEDGREIRVGRFPFVGNGKAIALGEDQGLVKVIFDKKTGQLLGAHMIGAEVTELIQGYVVAMNLETTEEELMHTIFPHPTLSEMMKEAVLDAYGRALNI, from the coding sequence ATGGCCGACACCTCGTTCGATATCGTCATCATCGGCTCCGGACCCGGCGGCTATGTCGCCGCGATCCGCGCAGCACAGCTTGGCTTCAAGACCGCCATTATCGAAAAATCCTATCTCGGCGGCATCTGCCTGAACTGGGGCTGCATCCCGACCAAGGCGCTGCTGCGCTCAGCGGAAATCTACCACTACATGCAGCATGCCAAGGATTACGGCCTTTCCGCTGAGAACGTCTCCTACGACCCGAAAGCGGTCGTCCAGCGCTCGCGCGGGGTGTCCAAGCGCCTCAACGACGGCGTCGGCTTTCTCATGAAAAAGAACAAGGTCACGGTGATCTGGGGCGAAGCCACGATCGACGCGCCCGGCAAGATCACTGTGAAGAAATCCGCCGTCGAGGCACCGAAGGGCACGGTGGGCGAGGGCACCTATCAGGCCAAGCACATCATCCTTGCCACCGGCGCGCGACCGCGGGTGTTGCCCGGGCTTGAGCCCGACAAGAAGCTGATCTGGACCTATTTCGAGGCGATGGTGCCGGACAAGATGCCGAAGTCGCTTTTGGTGGTGGGTTCCGGCGCGATCGGCATCGAATTCGCGTCGTTCTTTCACACCATGGGTGCCGACGTGACCGTCGTCGAGGTGCTGCCGCAGATTCTGCCTGTGGAGGACGCCGAAATCGCTGGCCTGGCGCGCAAGCGGTTCGAGAAACAGGGCATCAAGATTCTCACCAATACCAAGGTGACAAAACTCGAGAAAAAGAGCGACAGCGTGGTCGCCACCATCGAGGACGGCAAGAAGCCGCAGGCGGTCGAGTTCGACCGCGTGATCTCGGCGGTCGGCGTGGTCGGCAATATCGAAAATCTCGGGCTTGAAAAGCTCGGCGTCAAGACCGAGCGCGGCTGCGTCGTGATCGACGGCTACGGCAAGACTAACGTGCCCGGCATCTATGCCATCGGCGACGTCGCGGGACCGCCGATGCTGGCGCACAAGGCCGAACATGAAGGCGTGGTGTGCGTCGAGGCCATCAAGGGCCTGCACCCGCACGCCACCGACAAGGACCTCATTCCCGGCTGCACCTATTGCAACCCGCAAGTCGCTTCGGTCGGTCTCACCGAGGCGAGGGCGAAAGAGGACGGACGTGAAATCCGCGTCGGCCGTTTCCCCTTCGTCGGCAACGGCAAGGCGATCGCGCTGGGCGAGGACCAGGGACTGGTGAAAGTAATCTTTGACAAGAAAACCGGCCAGTTGCTCGGCGCCCACATGATCGGCGCCGAAGTCACCGAACTGATTCAGGGCTATGTCGTTGCCATGAACCTCGAAACCACGGAAGAAGAACTGATGCACACCATCTTCCCGCATCCGACGTTGTCCGAGATGATGAAGGAAGCGGTGCTGGATGCCTATGGCCGCGCGCTGAATATTTAG
- a CDS encoding pyruvate dehydrogenase complex dihydrolipoamide acetyltransferase: protein MPINILMPALSPTMEKGNLAKWLKKEGDKVKSGDVIAEIETDKATMEVEAVDEGTIAKIVVPEGTQDVAVNDVIAVLAGDGEDVKAAGAASQQPKAEAKAEAKAETKAEAPKESAAPAKEPAKTAASAPVSAPPLQSRETAPQSNGHGRIFSSPLARRLAKEAGIELARINGSGPHGRVIARDVEEARSGKGLKAPTAAPAAAPAIAPSMSDQQIRALFEEGSYEVIPHDGMRRTIAQRLTASVQTIPHFYLTMDCNIGKLVEAREEINAAAPKDKDGKPAYKLSVNDFVIKALALALQRIPNANVSWTEGGMLRHKNSDVGVAVAMPGGLITPIIRKAETKPVSVISAEMKDFAARARARKLKPEEYQGGTTAVSNLGMYGINHFTAVINPPHATILAVGTAEERAIVKHGKIEAAQMMSVTLSCDHRAVDGALGAELIGAFKLLIENPVMMVV, encoded by the coding sequence ATGCCAATCAACATTCTGATGCCCGCGCTGTCGCCGACGATGGAAAAGGGCAACCTTGCGAAGTGGCTCAAGAAGGAGGGCGACAAGGTCAAGTCCGGCGACGTGATCGCGGAAATCGAGACCGACAAGGCGACCATGGAGGTCGAGGCGGTCGACGAGGGCACGATTGCGAAAATCGTGGTGCCCGAGGGCACCCAGGATGTCGCTGTCAACGACGTGATCGCGGTGCTCGCGGGCGATGGCGAGGACGTCAAGGCGGCGGGGGCGGCTTCCCAGCAGCCAAAGGCCGAGGCCAAAGCCGAGGCGAAGGCGGAGACCAAAGCGGAAGCGCCGAAAGAGAGCGCGGCCCCGGCCAAGGAACCTGCAAAGACTGCTGCGTCGGCGCCCGTCTCAGCCCCGCCGCTTCAATCCAGGGAAACAGCGCCCCAATCTAACGGTCACGGCCGCATTTTCTCCTCGCCGCTGGCCCGACGCCTGGCCAAGGAAGCTGGCATCGAGCTCGCCCGCATCAACGGTTCCGGTCCGCATGGCCGCGTCATTGCACGCGATGTCGAGGAAGCCCGATCCGGCAAGGGACTGAAAGCCCCGACCGCTGCGCCCGCTGCCGCGCCGGCCATCGCGCCGTCGATGTCGGATCAGCAGATCCGCGCACTGTTCGAAGAGGGCAGCTACGAGGTCATCCCGCACGACGGCATGCGCCGCACCATTGCACAGCGTCTCACCGCCTCGGTGCAAACCATCCCGCATTTCTATCTGACGATGGACTGCAACATCGGCAAGCTGGTCGAGGCCCGCGAGGAGATCAACGCCGCGGCGCCCAAGGACAAGGACGGCAAGCCGGCCTACAAGCTCTCGGTCAACGATTTCGTCATCAAGGCGCTGGCGCTGGCGCTGCAGCGGATACCCAACGCCAATGTCAGCTGGACCGAAGGCGGCATGCTCAGGCACAAAAATTCCGACGTCGGCGTCGCCGTGGCGATGCCCGGCGGCCTGATCACGCCGATTATCCGCAAGGCCGAGACCAAGCCGGTCTCGGTGATCTCAGCCGAGATGAAGGACTTTGCGGCGCGCGCCCGAGCGCGAAAGCTCAAGCCGGAGGAGTATCAGGGCGGCACCACGGCTGTGTCTAACCTCGGCATGTACGGCATCAATCATTTCACCGCTGTGATCAACCCACCGCACGCCACCATCCTCGCTGTCGGCACGGCTGAGGAGCGCGCGATCGTCAAGCACGGCAAGATCGAGGCGGCGCAGATGATGAGCGTGACCTTGTCCTGTGATCACCGCGCGGTCGACGGTGCGCTCGGGGCCGAACTGATCGGTGCCTTCAAGCTGCTAATCGAAAATCCGGTCATGATGGTGGTGTGA
- a CDS encoding tripartite tricarboxylate transporter substrate binding protein BugD, translating to MRIAILAAFMALLTIGGTACADNFPSHPITIVVPFSAGGPTDSMARILGERMQRSLGQTITIENVTGAAGSLGVGRVVRSPPDGYTVSIGHLGTHVANGAIYKLGYDLVTDLEPVVLLPSNPMIIVSKNAVPAKSLKELLTWLKAKPSPPTAGTAGAGSGSHIAGLYFENATGIKLQYVPYRGTAPALNDLVAGQIDIIIDQTSNSISQVRAGTIRAYAVTDDKRVESASDIPTTDEAGLSGFHMTLWSGLWVPKGTPKEVVAKLNGAAVEAMNDPAVRKKFEDLGLQMPAPDELSPDALGAWQKAEIAKWWPMIKAADVKVD from the coding sequence ATGCGAATTGCCATTCTGGCTGCGTTCATGGCGTTGCTCACAATTGGCGGCACCGCGTGCGCGGACAATTTCCCGTCGCATCCCATCACCATCGTGGTGCCGTTTTCTGCTGGCGGCCCCACCGATTCGATGGCGCGAATTCTGGGCGAGCGCATGCAGCGGTCGCTTGGGCAAACCATCACCATCGAGAACGTGACAGGTGCAGCGGGTTCGCTCGGCGTCGGACGCGTCGTGCGCTCACCGCCTGACGGCTACACGGTCAGCATCGGCCATCTCGGCACCCACGTCGCCAACGGCGCGATCTACAAGCTCGGCTACGATCTCGTCACCGATCTCGAGCCGGTGGTGTTGTTGCCGAGCAACCCGATGATCATCGTCAGCAAGAACGCGGTTCCAGCCAAATCGCTGAAGGAGTTGCTGACATGGCTGAAGGCGAAGCCGTCACCGCCCACCGCCGGCACTGCCGGTGCTGGTTCGGGAAGCCACATCGCCGGGCTTTATTTTGAAAACGCGACCGGTATCAAGCTGCAATATGTGCCGTATCGCGGCACGGCCCCCGCGCTGAATGACCTCGTCGCCGGGCAGATCGATATCATTATCGACCAGACTTCCAATTCCATCAGCCAGGTGCGCGCCGGCACCATCCGTGCCTACGCCGTCACAGACGACAAGCGCGTCGAGTCAGCATCGGACATTCCGACAACTGACGAGGCGGGGCTATCCGGGTTTCACATGACGTTGTGGTCCGGCCTGTGGGTGCCGAAGGGTACGCCGAAAGAAGTTGTCGCAAAGCTCAATGGCGCGGCTGTTGAGGCGATGAATGATCCGGCCGTGCGGAAGAAGTTTGAGGATCTCGGATTGCAGATGCCTGCGCCGGATGAACTCTCGCCCGATGCGCTCGGCGCCTGGCAGAAGGCCGAGATCGCGAAGTGGTGGCCGATGATCAAGGCGGCCGACGTCAAGGTGGACTAG
- a CDS encoding threonine synthase, whose product MKDNDNLTIERPTFVTHLECAMEGDHYPADQIHNLSKAGKPLLVRYDLAGVKKALTKEALAQRPPDLWRYREMLPVRKVSDIVSLGEATTPLIRLPKLSKKIGGGEIIVKDEGRLPTGSFKARGLVMAVSMGKALGIKHMAMPTNGNAGAALAAYATSCGIKTTIFCPADTPEVNVSEIELQGATVYRVNGLIDDCGKIVGEGKAKAGWFDTSTLKEPYRVEGKKTMGLELAEQLGWDVPDVIFYPTGGGTGLIGMWKAFAELEAIGFIGSKRPRMVAVQAAGCAPMVRAFENGTEHAARWEDARTIAAGIRVPQAVGDFLILRAVRESKGFAIAVTDEKISAALNEVAREEGLLLCPEGAATYAAYKESLADGRVTKNDRVMLFNCATGLKYPLPPVTRTLDRHAPIDYAKL is encoded by the coding sequence GTGAAAGACAATGACAATCTGACGATCGAACGGCCCACGTTCGTGACCCATCTCGAATGCGCGATGGAAGGCGATCACTACCCCGCCGACCAGATCCATAATCTGTCGAAAGCGGGCAAGCCGCTGCTGGTGCGCTACGACCTAGCCGGCGTGAAGAAGGCGCTGACCAAGGAGGCGCTGGCGCAGCGGCCTCCCGATCTCTGGCGCTACCGCGAGATGTTGCCGGTGCGCAAGGTCAGCGACATCGTCAGCCTCGGCGAAGCGACGACGCCGCTGATCCGACTTCCGAAGCTTTCAAAAAAAATCGGCGGCGGCGAGATCATCGTCAAGGACGAGGGCCGGCTGCCGACCGGCTCGTTCAAAGCCCGCGGCCTCGTGATGGCGGTGTCGATGGGCAAGGCGCTCGGCATCAAGCACATGGCGATGCCGACCAACGGCAATGCCGGCGCCGCGCTAGCGGCCTATGCCACCAGTTGCGGTATCAAGACCACGATTTTCTGCCCCGCCGACACACCCGAGGTCAATGTCAGCGAGATCGAATTGCAGGGCGCCACCGTCTATCGGGTCAACGGGTTGATCGACGATTGCGGCAAGATCGTCGGCGAAGGCAAGGCCAAGGCCGGCTGGTTCGATACCTCGACGCTAAAGGAGCCCTATCGGGTCGAGGGCAAGAAAACGATGGGACTGGAGCTTGCCGAACAGCTCGGCTGGGACGTGCCGGACGTGATTTTCTATCCGACCGGCGGCGGCACTGGCCTGATCGGCATGTGGAAGGCGTTCGCTGAACTCGAAGCCATCGGGTTCATCGGCAGCAAGCGGCCGCGGATGGTGGCGGTGCAGGCGGCGGGCTGCGCGCCGATGGTGCGCGCCTTCGAGAACGGCACCGAGCACGCTGCCCGCTGGGAGGACGCCCGCACCATCGCCGCCGGCATCCGTGTGCCGCAGGCGGTCGGGGATTTTCTGATCCTGCGGGCAGTCCGGGAGAGCAAAGGTTTTGCGATCGCAGTGACGGACGAGAAGATTTCGGCTGCGCTCAACGAGGTCGCGCGTGAAGAGGGCCTGTTGCTGTGTCCGGAAGGCGCGGCCACCTATGCCGCTTACAAAGAGAGCCTCGCCGACGGCCGCGTAACGAAGAACGACCGCGTGATGCTGTTCAATTGCGCGACCGGGCTTAAATATCCGCTGCCGCCGGTCACGCGCACGCTCGATCGACACGCGCCGATCGACTACGCGAAGCTGTAA
- a CDS encoding DUF5076 domain-containing protein — MSGPKEQPLPPDVIGRDDATEVLRAFIVDGGLSIAFTRAFEEPDMWGLLLVDLARHAARAYARESAFTEDEALTRIVDMFEAEIARPTDPGTTTPRSQQGH, encoded by the coding sequence ATGTCCGGTCCCAAAGAACAGCCATTGCCTCCGGATGTCATCGGTCGTGATGATGCCACGGAAGTGTTGCGCGCATTCATCGTCGATGGCGGGCTTTCGATCGCGTTCACGCGCGCGTTCGAGGAGCCGGATATGTGGGGCCTGCTTCTGGTTGACCTCGCGCGCCATGCCGCGCGCGCGTATGCGCGCGAGAGCGCCTTCACCGAGGACGAAGCGTTGACGCGCATCGTCGACATGTTCGAAGCCGAAATCGCGCGGCCGACCGACCCGGGCACCACCACGCCGCGGTCGCAACAAGGTCACTGA